The following coding sequences are from one Seonamhaeicola sp. ML3 window:
- a CDS encoding TetR/AcrR family transcriptional regulator, translating to MITKAAITSQYIIETVAPIFNKNGYAATSLSDITKATGLTKGAIYGNFKNKEELAYAAFKYMVNTIMKPLTDHLSLSDSPLQKLFLITDFYRNYYPLTLPLGGCPVINIGVDANHSNSLLLKKVRNLIQRIQDQLCSIIESGIEAHEISSEINAMQYAKRIDTMIQGAIFMAYTMDDEFYIKDTMNQIDQMIHNELKV from the coding sequence ATGATTACAAAAGCAGCAATAACATCACAATATATTATTGAAACGGTAGCACCCATTTTCAATAAAAATGGGTATGCTGCAACGAGCTTGAGTGATATTACCAAAGCTACTGGTTTAACAAAGGGTGCCATTTATGGTAATTTTAAAAACAAAGAAGAACTAGCTTATGCCGCTTTTAAATATATGGTTAACACCATAATGAAACCTTTAACCGATCATTTAAGTTTAAGTGACTCTCCCCTACAAAAACTGTTTCTTATTACCGACTTTTACAGAAACTACTACCCACTAACTCTACCATTAGGTGGATGTCCGGTTATTAATATTGGGGTTGATGCTAACCATAGTAATTCCTTACTTCTTAAAAAGGTCAGGAACCTTATTCAGCGTATTCAAGACCAATTGTGCAGCATTATAGAAAGTGGTATTGAAGCGCACGAAATATCTTCAGAGATTAATGCCATGCAATATGCAAAACGTATAGACACCATGATACAGGGTGCTATATTTATGGCCTACACTATGGATGATGAATTTTACATAAAAGACACCATGAATCAAATAGACCAAATGATTCATAACGAATTAAAAGTATAA
- the clpB gene encoding ATP-dependent chaperone ClpB, with the protein MNFNNYTIKSQEAIQQAQQIAQSYGHQQIENEHIFKALFEVDENVLPFILKKLNVNVPVLKQALDKQLESFAKVSGSELMLSREAGKALNEASIIAKKMKDDFVSVEHLIIAVFKSKSKIAQMLKDQGVTEKSLNASIEELRKGNRVTSQSQEDTYNSLSKYAKNLNQLAKDGKLDPVIGRDEEIRRILQILSRRTKNNPILVGEPGTGKTAIAEGLAHRIIDGDIPENLKDKQIFALDMGALIAGAKYKGEFEERLKAVIKEVTTSEGDIVLFIDEIHTLVGAGGGQGAMDAANILKPALARGELRAIGATTLDEYQKYFEKDKALERRFQKVSVDEPDTESAISILRGIKEKYETHHKVRIKDEAIIGAVELSTRYITNRFLPDKAIDLMDEAASKLRMEINSKPEELDVLDRKIMQLEIEIEAIKREKDEAKLKSLRSDLANLKEARNEINAKWKSEKEVVDNIQNIKQDIENYKLEAERAERDGDYGKVAELRYGKIKEAQEALEGYQKQLQAQQENALIKEEVTYEDIAEVVAKWTGIPVTKMIQSEREKLLKLEDELHKRVVGQEEAIVAVSDAVRRSRAGLQNPQKPIGTFLFLGTTGVGKTELAKALAEYLFDDENALTRIDMSEYQERHAVSRLVGAPPGYVGYDEGGQLTEAVRRKPYSVVLLDEIEKAHPDTFNILLQVLDEGRLTDNKGRVADFKNTIIIMTSNMGSHIIQEKFEAVKDLETAMESAKIEIIGLLKQSVRPEFLNRIDDTIMFTPLSKENIIDIVGLQLKGVTKMIAQQGITFDATQEAITYLADKGFNPEYGARPVKRVIQKEVLNALSKEILAGKVTTDSIILLDAFDDKLVFRNQGDLVSEKL; encoded by the coding sequence ATGAACTTTAATAATTATACCATAAAATCACAAGAAGCCATACAACAAGCACAACAAATAGCGCAAAGTTATGGCCACCAACAAATAGAGAACGAACATATTTTTAAAGCCCTTTTTGAGGTTGACGAAAACGTTCTGCCTTTTATTTTAAAGAAGTTAAATGTAAATGTTCCTGTCCTTAAACAGGCTCTAGACAAACAACTAGAAAGTTTTGCTAAAGTTAGCGGAAGTGAGCTTATGCTATCACGCGAGGCCGGCAAAGCATTAAATGAAGCCTCTATTATCGCAAAAAAAATGAAAGACGATTTTGTGTCTGTTGAGCATTTAATCATCGCTGTTTTTAAATCGAAAAGTAAAATAGCGCAAATGCTAAAAGACCAGGGCGTAACCGAAAAATCATTGAATGCCAGTATTGAAGAATTGCGTAAAGGCAACAGGGTGACTTCTCAAAGTCAAGAGGACACTTATAACTCTTTGAGTAAATATGCCAAAAACCTGAATCAGTTGGCCAAAGATGGTAAACTAGATCCCGTAATTGGTAGAGACGAAGAAATCCGTAGGATTCTTCAAATTTTGTCTCGTAGAACCAAGAACAACCCTATTTTGGTAGGTGAACCCGGAACGGGTAAAACCGCTATTGCCGAAGGATTAGCCCATAGAATTATAGACGGCGATATTCCAGAAAACCTTAAAGACAAACAGATTTTTGCCTTAGATATGGGCGCTTTAATTGCTGGCGCAAAATATAAAGGTGAATTCGAGGAGCGCTTAAAAGCAGTTATCAAGGAAGTAACAACTAGTGAAGGCGACATAGTATTGTTCATCGATGAAATCCATACACTTGTTGGTGCAGGTGGCGGACAAGGCGCCATGGATGCGGCCAATATCCTAAAACCGGCATTGGCGCGGGGAGAATTGAGAGCCATTGGAGCCACTACCCTAGATGAATATCAAAAATACTTTGAAAAGGATAAAGCATTAGAGCGCCGTTTTCAAAAAGTATCTGTTGATGAGCCTGATACCGAAAGTGCTATTTCTATCCTCAGAGGAATTAAGGAAAAGTATGAGACGCATCATAAAGTAAGAATTAAAGATGAAGCGATTATTGGGGCCGTAGAGTTATCTACGCGATATATCACAAACAGATTTTTACCAGATAAGGCCATCGATTTAATGGATGAAGCCGCTTCTAAACTCCGAATGGAAATAAATTCCAAACCAGAAGAGCTAGATGTTCTAGATAGAAAAATCATGCAGTTAGAAATTGAAATTGAAGCCATTAAACGCGAGAAAGATGAAGCTAAGTTGAAATCGTTGCGTTCCGATTTAGCTAACTTGAAAGAAGCGAGAAACGAAATTAATGCCAAATGGAAAAGCGAAAAAGAAGTTGTGGACAACATCCAAAATATAAAACAGGATATTGAAAATTATAAACTAGAAGCCGAACGCGCAGAGCGTGATGGTGATTACGGGAAAGTGGCCGAGCTAAGATACGGGAAAATAAAAGAAGCCCAAGAAGCTCTTGAAGGCTACCAAAAGCAATTGCAAGCACAACAAGAAAACGCTTTGATAAAAGAAGAGGTTACTTATGAAGATATTGCAGAAGTTGTGGCCAAATGGACCGGGATTCCTGTTACAAAAATGATTCAGAGTGAACGCGAAAAGCTATTAAAACTAGAAGATGAATTACACAAGCGTGTCGTTGGTCAAGAGGAAGCCATTGTTGCAGTTAGTGATGCGGTAAGACGAAGTAGAGCCGGTTTGCAGAACCCACAAAAACCCATTGGTACATTCTTATTCCTTGGAACCACGGGAGTTGGTAAAACCGAACTGGCAAAAGCTTTAGCAGAGTATCTTTTTGATGACGAAAATGCCTTAACACGAATAGATATGAGTGAATACCAAGAGCGTCATGCGGTGAGCAGATTGGTCGGCGCACCTCCAGGATACGTAGGCTACGATGAAGGCGGGCAATTAACAGAAGCTGTTCGCAGAAAACCATATTCGGTTGTGTTGTTAGATGAAATAGAAAAGGCACATCCAGATACGTTTAACATCTTACTTCAGGTTTTAGATGAAGGAAGGTTAACCGATAATAAAGGGCGTGTCGCAGATTTTAAAAACACGATCATAATCATGACGTCTAATATGGGAAGCCATATCATTCAAGAGAAATTTGAAGCGGTCAAGGACTTAGAAACAGCAATGGAATCTGCCAAAATAGAAATTATTGGTTTGTTAAAACAAAGTGTTAGACCAGAATTCTTAAACAGAATTGACGATACTATTATGTTTACGCCACTTTCAAAAGAAAACATCATAGACATTGTAGGTTTACAACTTAAAGGTGTTACAAAAATGATAGCACAACAAGGCATTACCTTTGATGCAACACAAGAAGCTATAACGTACTTAGCAGACAAGGGGTTCAATCCCGAATATGGTGCCAGACCAGTAAAGCGTGTTATTCAAAAAGAAGTGCTTAACGCCTTGAGTAAAGAAATACTAGCTGGAAAAGTAACCACAGATAGTATTATTTTACTCGATGCTTTTGATGACAAATTGGTATTTAGAAACCAAGGTGACTTGGTTTCCGAAAAATTATAA
- the deoC gene encoding deoxyribose-phosphate aldolase produces the protein MNIFQVIEFTQLHPKTTERDIIDLCNEARDHEAHSVCVNSCFVPLVKQLLTGSDVKIASTIGFPFGATDTDSKIHEAKTAIKNGANEIDMVINLGYLKSKNYVSVLKDITDVKLAIGDTPLKVILEISELNKNEVIKACQICLDANVDFIKTSSGFTKNGATLTVVKIIKKTVKNQIKICAFDGIDDIETADKYLEVGVNRVGVPIGFRVHRLSA, from the coding sequence ATGAACATATTTCAAGTCATTGAATTTACCCAACTACACCCTAAAACTACAGAAAGAGACATTATTGATCTTTGTAATGAGGCAAGAGACCATGAAGCACATTCCGTGTGCGTAAACAGTTGTTTTGTACCTTTAGTAAAGCAACTTTTAACAGGTAGTGATGTAAAAATTGCGTCTACTATTGGTTTTCCTTTTGGAGCCACAGATACCGATTCTAAAATACATGAGGCCAAAACAGCCATAAAAAATGGTGCCAACGAAATTGATATGGTCATCAATTTAGGGTATCTAAAAAGCAAGAACTACGTGTCTGTACTAAAAGATATTACCGATGTAAAATTAGCCATTGGAGATACACCTCTAAAAGTTATTTTGGAAATTTCGGAGCTAAACAAAAATGAAGTTATCAAAGCCTGTCAAATTTGTTTAGACGCTAATGTAGATTTTATAAAAACATCGAGTGGTTTCACAAAAAACGGCGCCACGTTAACTGTTGTCAAAATCATCAAGAAAACCGTAAAAAATCAAATAAAAATTTGTGCTTTCGATGGTATTGATGATATAGAGACTGCCGATAAGTACCTAGAAGTTGGCGTAAATAGAGTTGGTGTTCCAATAGGATTTAGAGTCCATAGACTGTCTGCATAA
- the deoC gene encoding deoxyribose-phosphate aldolase, with the protein MKLLNTYIDHTLLKATATKQDIVNLCNEAKQYRFFSVCVNSCYVALAKEELKDSDVKVCTVVGFPLGAMSTTAKVAETEAALNDGADEIDMVINIGLLKSKDFDAVWKDIEAVKACMNGQILKVILETCYLEELEIIKASELAIQCGADFIKTSTGFGTGGATVQDVKLMKSVCKMCVSIKASGGIRDTKTALEYINLGVNRLGTSSGIAIIEGTSSKSNY; encoded by the coding sequence TTGAAACTTTTAAATACATATATAGACCATACGCTACTTAAGGCAACTGCTACAAAGCAAGATATTGTTAATCTCTGTAATGAAGCTAAACAATACCGCTTCTTTTCGGTGTGTGTAAACAGTTGTTATGTGGCTTTGGCCAAAGAGGAATTAAAAGATTCTGATGTAAAGGTATGCACAGTCGTTGGGTTTCCATTAGGCGCCATGTCCACAACAGCAAAAGTTGCCGAAACTGAAGCCGCTTTAAATGATGGTGCCGATGAGATTGACATGGTTATCAATATAGGCCTTTTAAAAAGCAAGGATTTTGATGCTGTATGGAAGGATATAGAAGCTGTAAAAGCCTGTATGAACGGTCAAATTCTGAAAGTGATTTTAGAAACTTGTTATCTCGAAGAGCTGGAAATTATCAAAGCTAGTGAATTAGCCATACAATGCGGTGCCGATTTTATTAAAACCTCAACCGGATTTGGTACAGGAGGTGCAACAGTACAAGATGTTAAACTAATGAAAAGTGTTTGCAAAATGTGTGTTAGCATAAAAGCCTCTGGTGGTATTAGAGATACAAAAACGGCCCTTGAATACATAAATTTGGGTGTTAACCGTTTGGGTACTTCATCTGGTATAGCCATTATTGAGGGTACATCTTCAAAATCTAATTACTAA
- a CDS encoding DUF6503 family protein yields the protein MTIRIVLFYIGALILFGCDTLKPLSADEIVTKSIEKSGGVLIEQSKIDFEFRNINYTAIRNSGTFKLCRNFTSYTDTITDCLSNDGFKRFINGATTKIPDSMVTRYLASVNSVHYFSVLPYGLNGKAVNKTYLKKVKIKGKEYHKIKITFNEDGGGEDFEDVFLYFFDTATFKVDYLAYSYEESHGVGLRFREVYNERFIKGVRFVDYNNYGPKNENAILDDIEVLFQNDELKLVSKIELEDVNVTLGQF from the coding sequence ATGACAATAAGAATAGTTTTATTTTACATAGGCGCTCTTATTCTTTTTGGGTGTGATACGTTAAAACCTTTATCTGCAGATGAGATTGTTACTAAATCCATAGAAAAATCTGGTGGAGTACTTATTGAGCAGTCAAAAATAGATTTTGAATTTCGGAATATAAACTACACTGCTATCAGGAATTCTGGAACGTTTAAGTTATGTAGAAATTTCACAAGCTATACTGATACCATTACCGATTGTTTGAGTAATGATGGTTTTAAGAGATTTATAAATGGTGCGACTACTAAAATACCTGATAGTATGGTGACAAGGTATTTGGCTTCGGTAAATTCGGTGCATTATTTTTCTGTATTGCCCTATGGATTAAACGGTAAGGCGGTTAATAAAACCTACCTAAAAAAAGTTAAAATTAAGGGGAAAGAATATCATAAAATTAAAATCACTTTTAACGAAGACGGAGGCGGAGAGGACTTTGAAGATGTCTTTCTATATTTCTTTGACACCGCTACTTTTAAAGTTGATTATTTAGCGTATTCCTATGAAGAGTCTCATGGAGTAGGATTGCGATTTAGAGAAGTATACAACGAACGCTTTATTAAAGGTGTTCGTTTTGTGGATTATAATAATTATGGCCCAAAAAATGAAAATGCCATTTTAGATGATATTGAAGTCTTATTTCAAAATGATGAATTAAAACTAGTTTCAAAAATAGAACTGGAAGATGTTAATGTAACGTTAGGCCAATTCTAG
- the deoD gene encoding purine-nucleoside phosphorylase: MSVHIEAKKGDIAETILLPGDPLRAKWIAETFFDNPVCFNEVRGMLGYTGSYNGKPISVMGTGMGVPSISIYVHELINEYGVKNLIRVGSAGSYQKHVKIRDVVLAMAASSNSGLNELRFNGADYAPTANFELFQKAVEAAKNKNIPIKAGNIFTSDEFYADDFESYKKWSKFGVLCVEMETAGLYTIASKYDVHALSILTISDSLVTGDKLSSKDRETSFKDMIEIALELA; encoded by the coding sequence ATGAGCGTACACATAGAAGCTAAAAAAGGGGATATAGCCGAAACTATTTTACTTCCTGGAGATCCATTAAGAGCTAAATGGATTGCAGAAACTTTTTTCGATAACCCTGTGTGTTTTAATGAAGTTAGAGGTATGCTTGGGTATACAGGCTCTTACAATGGCAAACCAATCTCTGTAATGGGTACGGGAATGGGGGTGCCATCTATTTCTATATATGTACACGAATTAATAAACGAATACGGTGTAAAAAACCTTATTCGCGTTGGAAGTGCGGGGTCTTACCAAAAACACGTAAAGATTAGAGATGTTGTATTAGCTATGGCTGCGTCTTCTAACTCAGGACTAAACGAATTACGTTTTAATGGCGCAGACTATGCCCCAACAGCAAATTTTGAATTGTTTCAAAAAGCGGTTGAAGCCGCAAAAAATAAAAATATCCCTATTAAAGCAGGAAATATTTTTACCTCGGATGAATTTTATGCCGACGACTTCGAGTCTTACAAAAAATGGTCAAAGTTTGGAGTCTTGTGCGTAGAAATGGAAACTGCTGGTTTGTATACCATCGCATCTAAATATGATGTTCATGCACTGAGTATATTAACAATTTCCGATTCGCTAGTAACTGGGGATAAACTGTCGAGTAAGGATCGTGAAACCAGTTTTAAAGATATGATTGAAATCGCCCTAGAATTGGCCTAA
- a CDS encoding thioesterase family protein has translation MTQLPKVLESKTKIRFQDCDPFNHLNNSSYLNYFMNHREDELIKKYDIDIYKLARSIGKSWVSSTNQIAYLKQALLMETVCIQSQLIHFNESELKVEMRMYNEDKTQLKAVLWGTFVHFNLLKQKRETHSKAFMDLFESVNNPVNETIFEDRLLHLKPKLIKRD, from the coding sequence ATGACCCAATTACCTAAAGTATTAGAAAGTAAGACCAAAATTCGATTTCAGGATTGTGACCCATTTAATCATTTAAATAACAGCAGTTATCTCAATTATTTTATGAATCATCGCGAAGATGAACTTATAAAAAAGTACGATATCGATATTTACAAACTAGCAAGATCTATTGGCAAAAGTTGGGTGTCTAGTACCAATCAAATAGCCTATTTAAAACAGGCGTTATTGATGGAAACCGTTTGCATTCAATCACAATTAATTCACTTTAACGAAAGTGAACTTAAGGTAGAAATGCGTATGTATAATGAAGATAAAACACAATTAAAGGCTGTTTTGTGGGGAACTTTTGTTCATTTTAATCTCTTAAAGCAAAAAAGAGAAACACACTCCAAAGCATTCATGGACCTTTTCGAATCGGTAAATAACCCTGTAAACGAAACAATTTTTGAAGATCGTCTATTGCATTTAAAACCAAAACTTATTAAACGTGATTAG
- the ytxJ gene encoding bacillithiol system redox-active protein YtxJ, which translates to MGLINKIFGSSSAPKEEKILPWIALNNISQLQDIEDKSRQKTQVIFKHSTRCGISRMVLNQFVDAYNLSEDDIDLYFLDLLSYRPVSDEVGYKFQVMHESPQLLVIKNGRTVEHASHGQINTIDLSSFL; encoded by the coding sequence ATGGGACTAATTAATAAAATTTTTGGAAGTTCGAGTGCACCCAAGGAAGAAAAGATTTTACCTTGGATTGCCTTGAATAATATCTCGCAATTGCAGGATATAGAAGATAAATCAAGACAAAAAACACAAGTTATCTTTAAGCATTCTACACGTTGTGGCATTAGTAGAATGGTTTTAAACCAGTTTGTAGACGCTTATAATTTAAGTGAGGACGATATTGATTTATACTTTTTGGACCTATTAAGTTATAGACCTGTTTCTGATGAAGTTGGTTACAAATTTCAGGTGATGCACGAATCGCCTCAACTTTTGGTCATAAAAAATGGAAGAACAGTAGAACACGCCTCTCATGGTCAAATAAACACCATAGATTTAAGTAGTTTTCTATAA
- a CDS encoding gamma-glutamylcyclotransferase, with product MNSDFLFVYGTLLQNADNDMSRFLAAHSKVKGKAYFFGKLYKISWFPGAILSDDTSNKVHGTCIKLTNTEATLSALDDYEGYDANDLESSLFTRQLVTIYDENDASYKAWVYLYNQNIEGETRIPSGDFLNETKP from the coding sequence TTGAATTCCGATTTTCTTTTTGTTTATGGAACGTTGCTACAAAATGCAGATAACGACATGTCTAGATTTTTAGCAGCTCATTCCAAAGTAAAAGGTAAAGCCTATTTCTTCGGAAAACTCTACAAAATTTCTTGGTTTCCTGGAGCGATTTTAAGTGATGATACCTCTAATAAGGTACACGGCACATGTATTAAGTTGACTAATACAGAAGCAACACTATCTGCTTTAGATGATTATGAAGGGTATGATGCCAATGATTTAGAATCGAGTTTGTTTACAAGGCAATTGGTTACAATTTACGACGAAAATGACGCTTCTTATAAAGCATGGGTGTATCTTTACAACCAAAATATAGAAGGTGAAACACGTATACCTTCTGGTGATTTTCTAAATGAAACAAAACCATAG
- a CDS encoding TraB/GumN family protein, translating to MKLKLSVFALALISVLAVNAQELESSTLWKISGNGLEQPSYLFGTIHITCDASIDEDVQKALDETSQVVLEIDMDDPALQSKMMTGMYMKEGKTIKDFVSKEDYTAVDSLFIKNMGMGIKMIENVKPFFLMAMLYPKMIDCPMQSFEMSLVQVAKAQNEEIKGLETIEEQLQVFEDIPYEAQIEDLVKMAKDDLSADKAKFAEMLKIYDSENVSKLYNLIKDDSSVVATYEDELLVKRNKNWIPKIAEYSKEQPTFYGVGAGHLGGENGVINLLREAGYTVTAFQ from the coding sequence ATGAAATTAAAATTATCAGTATTCGCACTAGCATTAATTTCTGTACTTGCTGTTAATGCTCAAGAACTAGAAAGCTCAACACTTTGGAAAATAAGTGGAAACGGATTGGAACAACCTTCTTATTTATTTGGTACTATTCACATTACCTGTGATGCTTCAATTGATGAAGACGTTCAAAAAGCACTAGATGAAACCTCTCAGGTAGTTTTAGAAATAGATATGGATGACCCAGCGCTTCAATCTAAAATGATGACAGGTATGTACATGAAAGAAGGAAAGACCATAAAAGATTTCGTTTCTAAGGAAGATTATACTGCTGTAGATTCTTTATTCATAAAGAATATGGGTATGGGCATTAAAATGATTGAAAACGTAAAGCCTTTCTTTTTAATGGCTATGCTTTATCCCAAAATGATTGACTGCCCCATGCAATCTTTCGAAATGTCATTAGTTCAAGTAGCTAAAGCACAAAACGAAGAGATTAAAGGTTTAGAAACCATTGAAGAGCAACTTCAAGTATTCGAGGATATACCTTATGAAGCACAAATTGAAGATTTGGTAAAAATGGCGAAAGACGACCTTTCAGCAGATAAGGCTAAGTTTGCCGAAATGCTAAAAATATACGATAGCGAAAATGTTTCTAAACTATACAATCTAATTAAAGATGACAGTAGTGTCGTGGCAACTTACGAAGATGAACTGTTAGTAAAAAGAAACAAAAATTGGATTCCCAAAATTGCTGAATACTCCAAAGAACAACCCACATTTTATGGTGTTGGCGCTGGTCACTTAGGAGGTGAAAATGGTGTTATAAACTTATTAAGAGAGGCTGGCTATACGGTTACTGCGTTTCAATAA
- a CDS encoding RluA family pseudouridine synthase, whose translation MKQNHSFTDTFFHPLEQVEGVSLPEQFTFPFYYEPHELSILAAKDLQHYLENQSDFSHNFGLSSEDEGLVIGKMFGVMVVKKIDATLGYLAAFSGKLGERNDLKGFVPTVYDTLNPKGFYKKGEQGLNALNRKIETLESSEDYLKAKKALQSHLEDYQIALTDLKSTIKTKKQERKALRESEILNLSSSDYENLLEDLKKQSIYYHFRLKDLKTEWKTKIETAEIRLKYIQTEIDTLKEKRRLQSAALQKRLHEQYAFLNANGETKDLLEIFKDTTVRVPPAGAGECAAPKLFQYAYEHHLEPVVMAEFWWGASPKSEVRRHKHYYPACRSKCEPILGHMMVGLNVEDNPILEVKSHSNPLEIVYEDDFLLLVNKPHEFLSVPGKTILDSVQTKMQQYLPECSGPLLVHRLDMSTSGLLLVAKNEKTHKNLQKQFIKRTVKKRYVALLDGELDQQSGEIDLPLRVDLDNRPQQLVCCEHGKPAKTKFEVLKVEHGKTRIHFYPITGRTHQLRVHAAHQNGLKTPILGDDLYGTKGERLHLHAEYISFEHPVTKKNMEITCKVPF comes from the coding sequence ATGAAACAAAACCATAGTTTTACCGATACTTTTTTTCATCCGCTTGAACAGGTTGAAGGTGTATCTTTACCCGAGCAGTTCACGTTTCCGTTTTATTACGAACCTCATGAATTGAGTATTCTAGCGGCCAAGGATTTGCAACATTATTTAGAAAATCAAAGCGATTTCAGCCATAATTTTGGACTTAGTTCAGAAGACGAAGGATTAGTTATTGGGAAGATGTTTGGGGTTATGGTTGTTAAGAAAATAGACGCTACCCTTGGGTATTTGGCGGCATTTTCTGGAAAGTTGGGAGAACGTAACGATTTAAAAGGTTTTGTGCCAACAGTTTATGATACCTTAAATCCGAAAGGGTTTTATAAAAAAGGAGAGCAGGGGTTAAATGCTCTTAATCGAAAGATTGAAACTTTAGAATCGTCTGAAGATTACCTGAAAGCAAAAAAGGCTTTACAATCTCATTTGGAAGATTATCAAATCGCACTAACCGATTTGAAATCGACAATAAAAACCAAGAAACAAGAACGCAAAGCCCTTAGGGAATCGGAGATATTAAATTTATCCTCAAGCGATTATGAAAACCTCCTTGAGGATTTAAAAAAGCAAAGTATCTACTATCATTTTAGGTTGAAGGATTTAAAAACCGAATGGAAAACTAAGATTGAAACTGCCGAAATACGCCTAAAGTATATTCAAACCGAAATAGATACCCTTAAAGAAAAACGCCGTTTACAATCTGCTGCACTACAAAAGCGTTTGCACGAGCAGTATGCGTTTTTAAATGCCAATGGAGAAACTAAGGATTTACTAGAAATATTTAAGGATACTACTGTCAGGGTACCACCCGCAGGGGCTGGTGAATGTGCTGCGCCTAAACTATTTCAGTATGCCTACGAACATCATTTAGAACCTGTTGTTATGGCCGAATTTTGGTGGGGGGCCTCACCTAAATCTGAGGTACGTAGGCACAAACATTATTATCCGGCATGCCGTAGTAAATGTGAACCTATTTTAGGACACATGATGGTTGGATTAAACGTTGAGGACAATCCTATTTTAGAGGTTAAAAGTCATTCAAACCCTTTGGAAATCGTTTATGAGGATGATTTTCTACTTTTGGTCAACAAGCCTCATGAGTTTTTATCGGTTCCCGGGAAAACCATTTTAGATTCGGTACAGACTAAAATGCAGCAATATTTACCAGAGTGTTCAGGACCTTTGCTTGTGCATCGTTTAGATATGTCTACTTCAGGTTTGTTACTAGTGGCAAAGAATGAAAAGACCCATAAAAACCTGCAAAAACAATTTATAAAGCGTACTGTTAAAAAGCGTTATGTAGCGCTTTTAGATGGAGAATTAGATCAACAAAGTGGGGAGATTGATTTGCCGCTACGGGTAGACTTAGATAATAGGCCGCAACAGCTGGTATGTTGTGAGCATGGTAAACCTGCCAAGACTAAGTTTGAAGTTTTGAAAGTAGAACATGGTAAAACTAGAATCCATTTTTACCCAATTACAGGGCGTACACATCAGTTACGGGTACATGCGGCACATCAAAATGGTTTGAAAACACCTATTTTGGGTGATGACCTTTACGGAACCAAAGGAGAACGCTTACACCTTCATGCTGAATATATCAGTTTTGAGCATCCTGTGACTAAAAAAAATATGGAGATTACCTGTAAAGTACCTTTTTAA